One region of Channa argus isolate prfri chromosome 20, Channa argus male v1.0, whole genome shotgun sequence genomic DNA includes:
- the vwa2 gene encoding von Willebrand factor A domain-containing protein 2: MQPDIHLSLLLTLLLLHAQQGTSVQEIKTSRETIMKINSAGEVMQCSAAMDVLFLMDGSYSVGKASFERSKHFAIQLCQALDIRPEKVRVGLIQFGSTPQLEFSLNSYTTKQELKKHIKKISYRGGSTQTGLALKYILRKGFPGGRSSSSVSQIVILLSDGKSQGNAVQAAAELKETGVVLFAVGLRYPRWEELHALASEPMESHVFFADHFYDAVNGLSTTLTTFSLCDAKPAGCQVELFSCERKTQETVKELQGNFMCWKGSRGHSPYMSLCPYYRYSKAFKRHQTVCHRTICPDPCDSKPCLNGGTCVSEGPEGYHCVCSPGYGGDPHCAPALSLDCSVDLLFLLEGSDTTTLEGFLRIKSFLKRFLQTVIGSDSPSKVGLAVFGSEPRVEVPVGKFKGNLRALLQAVDMLPLIGGETRTGQALRYVTRHGFISAPVFADVSDDLPRVVVLLTATSAVDEVVEPSKYARDREIFLIGVGPDSLKGQLNNITGNPQRTLTYSSHDGFNAKVPELKAKICTVDTQGCLGQAVDLVFALDASGSVGPDSFITIRNFVRSLTVHFDINRDLAQVALVAYGRRADTVFNLDTYDTGSAILKAVDEADYIGGEASTGAALLHIHSNVLTVAKGARPGVNKAVVVVTDGSGGDDATVPALKIRDNGVSLFVIGIGDVQRKRLLQIAGSEDHVISLPSYEDLKYSEDVLVQMLCSEVKNPVNLCKPNPCMNHGICILSAGSFRCQCQGYEGPHCETKSNRPSRGDLPRFNGLRKKSRRKKSHEELLHHYKLHWRRSAA; this comes from the exons ATGCAGCCTGATATCCATCTGTCCCTCCTCTTAACACTGCTGCTTCTTCATG CGCAGCAGGGAACTTCAGTGCAGGAGATCAAAACCAGCCGTGAGACCATTATGAAGATCAACTCAGCAGGAGAAG TGATGCAGTGCTCGGCCGCCATGGATGTCCTCTTCCTCATGGATGGATCTTACAGCGTGGGGAAGGCCAGTTTCGAAAGGTCTAAACACTTCGCAATTCAGCTCTGTCAAGCTCTAGACATCAGACCGGAAaag GTGCGAGTCGGCTTGATTCAGTTTGGGTCCACACCTCAGCTGGAGTTTTCCCTGAACTCGTACACTACCAAACAAGAGCTAAAGAAGCACATCAAGAAAATCTCCTACAG GGGAGGCAGCACACAGACAGGCCTGGCACTGAAGTACATCCTGAGGAAGGGTTTCCCAGGTGGTCGCAGCTCCTCCTCCGTGTCCCAGATCGTCATCCTCTTATCGGATGGGAAGTCTCAGGGTAACGCGGTGCAGGCGGCGGCAGAGCTCAAGGAGACAGGCGTAGTCTTGTTTGCTGTGGGCCTCCGCTACCCCAG GTGGGAGGAGCTACATGCTCTAGCCAGCGAGCCGATGGAGAGCCACGTCTTCTTTGCCGACCATTTCTATGATGCTGTCAACGGCCTGTCCACCACACTGACCACCTTCTCTTTATGTGATGCCAAACCCGCAG GCTGTCAGGTGGAGTTGTTCTCCTGTGAGCGAAAGACACAGGAGACGGTGAAGGAGCTGCAGGGGAATTTCATGTGTTGGAAAGGATCCAGGGGACATTCCCCATACATGTCTCTCTGCCCCTACTACAG GTACAGCAAGGCTTTCAAGAGACATCAGACGGTCTGCCATCGGACTATCTGTCCAG ACCCCTGTGATTCAAAGCCGTGTCTGAACGGTGGAACGTGTGTATCAGAAGGTCCAGAGGGCTACCACTGTGTGTGCTCACCTGGCTATGGAGGAGACCCACACTGTG CTCCTGCTTTGTCACTGGACTGCTCAGTGGACTTGCTATTTCTGCTGGAGGGCTCCGACACTACTACCTTGGAAGGTTTCCTCCGCATCAAGTCCTTCTTAAAACGCTTCCTTCAGACAGTAATTGGGTCTGACAGCCCCAGTAAAGTTGGCTTGGCAGTGTTTGGTAGCGAGCCTCGAGTGGAAGTCCCAGTTGGCAAGTTCAAAGGGAACCTGAGGGCTCTGCTTCAGGCGGTGGATATGCTTCCGCTGATAGGTGGTGAGACCCGGACAGGACAGGCACTTCGCTATGTCACACGCCACGGATTCATAAGTGCGCCGGTCTTTGCTGACGTATCGGATGATCTGCCCCGTGTGGTGGTGCTGCTTACTGCCACTTCAGCTGTTGATGAGGTGGTAGAACCTTCAAAATATGCACGGGACAGAGAAATATTCCTTATAGGGGTGGGACCAGACTCGTTAAAGGGACAGCTGAATAATATCACAGGAAATCCTCAGAGGACTCTCACGTACTCTTCACATGATGGCTTTAATGCCAAGGTCCCTGAGCTCAAGGCCAAGATCTGCACTGTGGATACACAAG GTTGTCTGGGCCAGGCAGTAGACCTGGTATTTGCCCTGGATGCCTCGGGCAGTGTTGGCCCTGATAGCTTTATCACCATTCGCAACTTTGTGCGCAGCCTCACGGTCCATTTCGACATCAATCGTGATCTAGCTCAAGTGGCACTTGTGGCCTATGGTCGGAGAGCCGACACAGTCTTCAACCTAGACACCTATGACACCGGCTCTGCCATCCTCAAGGCTGTGGATGAGGCCGACTACATAGGCGGAGAGGCATCGACAGGTGCTGCTTTACTCCACATCCACTCCAATGTCCTGACAGTGGCTAAAGGTGCACGACCTGGAGTCAACAAGGCTGTGGTGGTGGTGACTGATGGTTCAGGTGGGGATGATGCTACCGTGCCGGCCCTGAAGATTAGAGACAATGGAGTTTCACTGTTTGTGATCGGCATCGGCGATGTGCAGCGGAAGAGGCTGCTGCAGATTGCTGGTTCAGAGGATCACGTGATCTCTCTGCCATCTTATGAGGATCTCAAGTACTCTGAGGATGTGTTGGTGCAGATGTTGTGTTCAG AGGTGAAAAACCCGGTAAACCTGTGCAAGCCCAACCCTTGTATGAATCATGGGATCTGCATCCTCTCAGCAGGGAGCTTCCGTTGTCAGTGCCAAGGCTATGAAGGACCACACTGTGAAACAA AGAGCAACAGGCCTTCCAGAGGAGATCTTCCCAGGTTCAATGGTCTGAGGAAGAAGAGCAGGCGGAAGAAGAGCCACGAGGAGCTCCTGCATCACTACAAATtacactggaggagaagtgcTGCCTGA